DNA from Cyanobacteria bacterium FACHB-DQ100:
CACCTCTCAACGATCAAGGCTTTGTGAAATTTGCTCAAACTTTGTCTGACTCTGCGTTTTACCAAGCGATCGTTCATGCAGAGCCGCTTTCTGAAATTCAGGCACATCGAGCTACGGTCAATCGACTGTATCACTACGAGAACACTAAACTACCGGATGGTTTAATCGCGCTTGGAGATGCTGTGTGTGCGCTCTGTCCGATTTATGGTCAAGGAATGACAGTTAGTGCGATGTCGTCGCTGGTATTGCGTCGCTGGCTTCAGCGATCGCGAAACTCAACGTTCAAAGGCATGAGTTTTCAGAAGCAGCTCGCCCGGAGTAATGCGTTTCCTTGGTCAATTGCGACGGGTTCCGATTCTAAGTTCTCGACGACGAAGGGCGCGATTCCTCCAAGTTGGGCAGGAGAATTGTTTCAAGCTTATGCCGATCGACTTGCTGTTCGCGCTCAAAACGATGTTGACCTGCACCTACAATTTCTGCAAATCGGGCATATGTTAAAGTCTCCCGGTCTGTTGTTTCATCCTCAATTGATACTGAAAGCATTATTGTCGGTTTAGATGCAGCTTAGAAGAATAAGCTTCTCCGGTATGAACCATAATGGTAATAATCTGAAAGTTGATCGCGCTTGCTTCTCCTGGTTTTGCTCCAGTTCCCGCATTTACCGGATAAGCTGGAAAACAAGCCCCGCTTAAACTCAAGCGAATTGCACTCCCTTTCGGAATGCAAATACAGGTGGGCTGCAATGGGATTTGACATAGGGAAAGTTCAGGACGATCGCTGCTCAAATATCCTTGTGTAAAGTTCATTACACTACCATTCGGTTTGACTTCAGACAATACAGCACATAGATCAAAGCTGAGTGAATTAGAACTTGCATAAATCTCAACAATACTCTCACCGATTAAATGCAAATCAGCTTCTAAGGGTGCAGTTGTGTAGGTGAGGACATCACTGCGAGCATCAATGCTAGAACGATCGAACGATCCACAAGGATAAGCCACATGACCGCCCAAAGCCGGAACAGGTCGCCACGGATCATGCACGATCACATCGATCGCAGCTTCGGAAACTTGATTCTTTAACTGTCCGTCGCGATCGTCCATTCCCGCCAATCCAGTGCTACTTAGATGCAATGTGGTTCGATTGCTCCTGGGAAATTTAGAGAACGATCGCCACTTATTGCTCCCCATTTCAAACAATTGCACAGGTGAATCGTTTAGCTCTTTATCTTTGAGCCAATGATCAAACCAGCGAATCTGAGCGCGATCGCAAAAACTCACGGCATTCGCGCCATAGTCGATCGCGCCAACTTTGCGGCCCCAAGGTAGATGTGCCCACACTCCAACAATCAAATGCGCTTGCTTCGAGGATAGATACGATCGCAAGGTTCCCCGCATGTAAGTATCAAACCAACCTCCGATGTAGAGCATTGGAATATCAATTGCGCTCACATCAACGGTTAATTTCTGCCAATAAGAATCAGTTGGCTCAGAACGATCGAGCCAAGTTTGATAGTAAGCATCATAGTGAGCAAACTTCTGAATTAACTCTGGACGGGCGGGAATACGATCGCTCAACGGCAGATTTTTTGCGGCTCTAGATAGTTCTAAAAATGCGGATTCATCTCCCTTGAGTCGCGCTGTTTCTGCTGCCAGTTGAATTGCCCAACCTAAGTTCGCAAACAGACAAAATGCGCCATTCTCATATGCCCAGTCGTGATACACATCTGGAGCTAACATTGCTGGACAAATAGCTTTCAGTGCTTCCGGGCGGTTTACTGCGGCATAGAGTTGTGTCATTCCCTGATAAGAGAAGCCGTACATTCCAACCTTGCCGTTACTGCGGGGCAAACTTGCCGCCCAATTTACCGTCTCGAAACCGTCCTCAATTTCGTTCTCAAACAGCTTAAATTCGCCTTCTGACGTGCCTCTCCCCCGCACATCTTGAATCACTACAATATACCCTTGGGAGGCGTACCAAACGGGATGTGCATAAACGACCGTAGATGCGATCGCTCGCCCATACGGCTGCCGCATTAACAACACCGGAAACGTTCCTTCTGCATCTGGATAGTACACATCAGCATCAAGGCGGACGCGAACACTTTGTGAAGCGGAGCTACCGCGCGTGTACATCGAAACGGATTGCTTCGGCAAAACCTTCATCAATCGAACCTGTTGATTACTCTATCCATACGATAAGTGGGGAACAGGTGAACGCCGCAACACCGCTAGATCTTCTTCATCCAGTTGAGCAGGTGTGCCGCTGCGAATTAGTTCTGCAAAATCTTCGTTCGGAATCATGATACACAAGGCGTACAGTCGCTCAGATCCCGTATTGCAAACTTCGTGAATTCCGGTCGGAGGCACAAGCAAACTATCGCCCGCTCGAATTGGCACTTCTTTCCCGTCACAAATCGCGATCCCTTCGCCTTTAAGCACAAAGAACATCTCGACCGCCAGTTGATGACGGTTCGGTGGCGTTTTTCCACCCACATCAAAGATCTCAACACAAAGCGTTAGAGAAAAATTCGCGATCGCCGGATCAAACACGATCGCGAGACGATTGGTATCGTTTGGACTGATCCGATACGCCTGATACTCGGTCGGGGATTTGACGACTGGAATAACACAAGACTCTTCCATCGAATCATCCTCAGCGTGAAGGTTATTTGTAATTTATAGTTCGCAATCCGTAATTTCTGTTTATTTATTACGGATTACGAACTATAAATCGCTACTGCACTTGAGGAAGGTTGCCATTGCTAAACCAGACGGTACTCTGAGTTCCATCGGTACTTGTCCAGCGAATATCAGAGAAACCATCGCCGTTGTAGTCGCCGATCGTCGGTTGAAATCCGGCCGACTGAGTGGCGATCGGCGATATCTTTAGCGCTGTTCCAGAGAGCCACACCTGATTAACTCCGCTGCTGGGATTGCGAACGAGAAAATCAGTCTTGCCATTGCCATCAAAATCAGCCGTCTTGATGACAAAATCGCGACTGCGACCGGGAAGCGAAAACTGGAACGACAGTGGCTGCAAGTCGGTTGACCAGACCCAGAGCTGATTTTGTCCAGTCAGGCGATCGCGCCAAAATACATCACTGCGCCCGTCACCATTAAAATCAATAATTTCTGCGCTCGAAGTGGGAGACTTGGAGCGAGTGCTTTCGACTTTAATGGCTAAAGTTTCCAGATCAATCGTGGCAACGGCGTTCTCTCCAGTTAGAGAATTGCGCAGAAACAAATCGGTTTGCTGATCGTTGTTAAAATCTGCGATCGCGATTTCCCAACCTGCACCAATCTCACCGCTGGATTGCTTAACGCGCTGAGTGCCATTCATCAGCCAAATGTTGTAGTCTCCGGTGGTGGAGTTGTACCAGAAGAAATCGCTTTTGCCGTTGGCATCAAAATCTCCGATCGTTTCTGTCCAATTGCCTTGTAAGGTTTCGAGACAGGATTTGGCTTGAATCGAAGTGCCATTGATCAGCCAAACTTCGGTGTCTCCGGTTTTTGTGTTGCGCCAAACTAAATCTGTTTTGCGATCGCCGTTAAAATCGCCGAACTTCGAGGGTTGCCAATCCCTGGACTTGCCAGAGAGAGAGCTTGAACCGAGCGATCGTAGCCCATCAATCAATGTAATTTGTGAGACACCCGTATTCGGATTGAAACTAAAGATATCCGTGCGACCATCAGCATTAAAATCAGGAATTTTTAGAGGATTTAAAGTATTAGGAATCGCCATACTGCATTCTCTTATAGGAAACTGCGACACCTCAATATGTCTGCATTCTAAAATTTCTGCAACAAGAGAGTGGTTTCATAGACATATAGCACTATGGCGATTAACCTGTCGATACCGAGGTTAGGCTATCTTAATCCCGTTCAAAAGCTGGATCGAATGACTCACGAATCCGAAACATTGCTTTACGTTATACAGCGTTGCTTGCAGGCAGAACTCTGGAGAGGTGGTAGCGGTGCAGTCTTCGAGCAAGATGCAGTCATATCCGAGAAAATTCGCATCTTGTAGAGTTGCCATCACACACTGATCCGCATTTACACCAGCGAAAAACAGCGTCGTTTTCCCCGAATTTCGCAGAATACTATCCAGAGGAGTATCCCAAAATCCGCTCATGCGATATTTGTCAATTTTGATGTCCGCGTCGATCTGTTTGAGTTCATCGACGATCGCGGCTGCCCAACTATCCTTTTCCAGCACCGGAGCCTGATTGTTCGGCAGGGGATCACCGAGTCCGACTCCAGTTCCAGTAGGGTTGTACACATGACGAGTCGCGGGACTAATGTTGAGCAAATCCGGGCGATTTCCCCAATTGATCCAAACGATCGACATCCCAACTTGGCGCAAAATTGGAAGCAATTGTTGAATCGGCACAATGGGCGATCGAGCCGGAGTGACATCGACTCCAATATGTGAGAGCCAGCCATCCGGGTGACAAAAATCGTTCTGCATATCAACGATCAACAATGCGGATTTTGTCAGATCAAGCCGTAGTGTTTTCGTTGCGGTTTGAAGTGTAATCGGCTGGGGTGGAAGTGGAGGTCGCGTCAGATCGGCGATCGATTCATCGACATACCAGGCATTCGGAGGGACACCAAGCGGGTGCAGGGATGGGTTCATAAGGTGGGGAACTCTGATTACAAATCGTTCTTCTATAGGTACTACAACAGTTTTATATCAAGCTGTTTATCAGAGCACGAATTTAAAGAGCAACATCATTTGCTGTAGGTTCGATTGGCTGAATTTTCTGATACAACTATTCTTAATTCTTGGGCTTGTTCGATTAAATCAAAACTCTAATTCTGTGGATTTAGCAATGCGTTTTTCTACATTAACAGCCTGCACGATCGGGTTAATTTCTGCCTCAAATTCGGTGCAAAAAACAGTGGCTCAAGATGTCGTTGTGCCAGAAGCAATTACCCCGATCGCAACTCAGCCTTCAGTCGCCTCTTCTCAAGCGGTTCCCTCTGCCGTTGTTGAAGCCCCTCGCCCGACTCCAGAATTTTCTCGTAAATCGAGCCAGGTCGCTCAGTCGATTGTGCCCCCTCAAGCCCAACCGCCGCGATCTCAGCAAACGCCGCCTCGATCGCCTAGTCCGGCATCCCCAACGCCACCGGATGTCGTGCTGACTGCAACCGATGTGCAAATTGTCGGTGCCTCTGCCGAACTCCAGCAACTTGTCCGCGCTCAGATCCAAACGCAGCCTGGAGGCAACGTCAGCACCGCCCAACTTCAGCGCGACATCGCCACGATCCTAGAAACGGGCTTGTTTAGTACCGCTACCTTTACCACTCGCACCAATCCCAACGGATTAAGCGTCGTCTTTCAGGTGCAACCCGCGATCGTTCGGGCTCTAAATCTGGTGAATGCTCAGGCGCTGACTCCGACGATCGCCAATCAATTCTTTCAGGCTCAGTTTGGCGCACCCGTTAGTCCAACCGCCATCAATGAAAGCATTCGTCAAGTTAATACTTGGTATCGCCAAAACGGATTTAGCTTGGCGCGAGTGATTGGTGTGGTGCCCAATCGTGAAGGGGTGTTGACCGTAGAAGTGGCAGAAGGTACAGTCTCAAACATTCAAATTCGCTTTACCGACGAACAAGGCAGACCGACCAACGACAAAGGCGAACCGATTCGCGGCAGAACCAGAGAAAGCTTTTTGCAAACTCAAATTCAACTAAAGCCGGGGCAAATTTTCCAAGAGTCCGCTGCCCGTCAAGACCTGCAACGCATTTTACAAACGGGATTGTTTACCAACGGGCGCATTTCTCTTGAAGGCGATGCCCGTCGCACAACGGTTGTCTATAACCTCACCGAAGCCCGTAGCCGCGCCCTAAACGTTAGTGGTGGAATTAACGACGACTTAGGCGTATTTGGCAGTTTCAGCTACAACGACAACAACTTTAACGGAGTCGGACAGCAACTCGGCGGCAATGTCTCGGTTGGAACTCGTGATGTTCAGTTTGATGGGCGATTTGTCAGTCCCTATCGTGAGACTGAGCCGGACAAATTAGGCTACAGCGTCAGTGGTTTTCGGCGACGCGGAATTTCGCGGGTGTTTGACGACGACACCAGCCGATTAGCGAACGGCGATCGCGTCCGGGAAGGTCGCTTCGGTGGAACCGTGGCGGTGAATCGTCCGATCGGGGAGGGTTGGAACGGAACCTTAGGGGTGAACTATACGCGGGTGAGTTTGCGGGATCAGGGTGGAAATGTGGTGAGGCGCGATCGCAATGGTGCGCCGCTGTCATTTAGTGGCACGGGAATTGATGATGTGACGACGGTGAATTTTACGGCGGTGCGCGATCAGCGAAATAATCCCGTCGATCCGTCAAGCGGCTCGATCTTATCGCTGACGACCGAGCAATCGATCCCGATCGGGCGGGGCAGCATTCTTTCCAATCGTCTGCAAGCGAACTATTCGCAGTATATTCCGGTGAATTTCTTTAATCTGGAGAAAACGCAGAACCAGCCGGAAGTGTTGGCGTTTAATGTGCAGGCGGGAACGACGATCGGGGATCTGCCGCCGTACAATGCGTTTTCGCTGGGAGGTGCAAATTCGGTGCGGGGATATGATATTTCCAAACTAGGGATTGGTCGCAGTTTCGTGTTGGCTTCTGCGGAATACCGTTTTCCGATTTACAGCATCATCGGCGGGGCGGTCTTTGCGGATTTTGGGTCGGATTTGGGGTCAGCGAATTCGGTGTTAGGAGCGCCAGGGGAAGTGCGGGGATTGCCGGGAACGGGATTTGGATTCGGGGTTGGGCTTCGGCTGAAGTCGCCTTTGGGGACAATTCGAGCGGGGTATGGAATTAATAACCAGGGTGAAAGCCGACTTCAGTTTGGGTTTGGGGAGAAGTTTTAAGAGGCTTAGGGTTGGCGAAAGTTTTGCTTCGGGTTGATCGGCTGATTGCCCCCTAAATCCTCCACGAGTGGGGGACTTTGAGAAAATTGAGATTTGCCACATTTGTTGGGTGGTTGAATGAGGTACGAACCTGAAGCAAACCTTAAGTTGCGGACTTCCACGTTCCATGAAAGCCGATCGGGATCACTTCGGGTAAGCCTAATCGACACACAGGCTGATCGTTTAAACGATCGCTATCGAAAACCCAAACTTCACTCTGATCGCGATTGCCATCGTAAACAACGGTGATAATCCAACCTTGATTGGCATCGATCGCGTCCGGTGCGTAAATCGGCTCCATCGGGTAGCAATTCTCACCGCAATCTGCTTCAACCAATGCTCCGGTTTTTTGATCAAATCGAGCGATCACGCCCAAGATTTCTTTCGCTGCATCGGCATTCCGACGATGCAGCGAAAGATAGGTCTGTTGCCAGGATTGCCCAACCTCTACGGGTTTGACAACTGGAAATTCACAATGTCGATCGAGCAATTCCTGCTGCTCCAACACCTTTCCAGTGAGTGGATTAACTCGAATTTGCCAGAGTGTCGATCGTGCTGATGTCTGAGTTTTTCCGGTTGCCACTTGTCTGAAATATTCGTTTGTGTTGAAGTCAGCGTAACGAATCACATCAACCACAGCGTTTCCATCACGATCGACGCAAGCATTGCCAAAGTGCCATTGATACCAGGGATCGGTTTCGCCTTGGCTAATCAGTTTTAGAGTTTGACGATCGAACACCAAGACCTGAGTTCCTTTCTCTGGTTTCCAGTCAAACGAGTCGCTAAAACTCTTCAGCCGAGTTAACAACAGCAACGGATTTACTCGCACAGGCGGAATGAAGAACAAGAGATACTGTCCTGCCATGACAAAATCATGAATCAGCGGAACTCCATCTAATTTGTGACTGTCCTGTTGTTGTAGCTTGCCGTTGGCATCTATGCGGTACAGATTGAGAATCGTATCTTTCCCGAAGCTGACTCCGAAATTATAAAAATCGCCTGTCTGCGGATCGCGTTTTGGATGTGCGGAAAATGGCAGCGAATCGGATAAGCCTCCCAAATTATCAAGGCTGCGGGTTTGGAGGGTTTCGAGATCGAGCGCATAAGGATGTCCGCCTTCCCAAAGTGCGAGGAGTCGATCGTTCAACGCTAACACCGAAGTATTCGCCGCATTCTTCAATCCTTTAGTGAAGCGATCGATCAGTCCTCCGGGTGGCAACATTCCATATCCGGTGTACATCAACCGTCCAGCGCGTTCTTCGTCGAGAAATTCTGGCGTTTCAACATAGCGATACACACCTGTTGCGCCTGTTTGATCAAAATGCACTCTCAAGATTGCACCATCGCCATCAAACCAATGTCCAACGCGAGTGTTACCCCGCTCTAATCGAGCTGGGCCATTGCGATACAAAGAACCGCGTAATCCTGCGGGAATTGCACCAGAAAGGAGCGGAAGTGTTGTTGGCGCAAATCCTTTTGCTGTATGTAAGACTGATTGATTCCAGGTGTACGATGCCTCTGGCGCAGGAAAACCTGTTCGTGTTGCAGCTACCATAATTCTCTCAATTTAACGATCTTCTGTCTTTGAGTTCGACAGAATGTCGTGTGTCCCTAATACAATCGTACAGCCTTGTTCTTTGGCAGAATCAAGTTCTAGAACTGTATGCAAATCACTCCGATGTCGGGACTGTCTGATACAATGAACGGCGTTGTCAACTAGATGTACATCCTTTGAGCCAATCGATCGATGATCTACCCAAGGTAGACGATTTTCTACAAGAACTTGCCACGATTCAGCAAACAGGGTCGAAGCGGATCGCGATTTTGGGATCGCGTCACGTTCCGATTACGCATCAAACCTTGATCGAACTGATGACCTATGCCCTAGTGCTAGAAGGGAATCGGATTATCACTTCCGGTTCTACGGGAACCAATTTCGCCGCGATTCGGGGAGCGCTACGGGCTGATCCATCGATGCTGACGGTGATTTTGCCGCAAGGACTCGATCGCCAGCCGCGCGAATCGCGTGAGCAGCTTGAAACGGTGATGCACCTGGTTGAATGCCCAGAGAATAATTCTTTATCATTGGGTGAAGCGAGTGCGCTGTGTAACCAGGAAATTATTTCGCGCTGTCAGCAATTGATTTCGTTTGCGTTCCACGACAGCCATACCTTGCTGCAAACCTGCCGCGATGCCGAAGATCAGCGTAAAGTTGTGACCCTGTTCTATTTTGATTAACTTATGCTGTTTGGACTCTCTGTTCCAAGTCTGCTGTTGATTGCGATCGCCGTTGCGGTCGTGTGGATTTACTTACCGTTTTTGGTCGTGGCATACGGACGAGTGCAAATCGGCTACAGCAAAGAGATCATGGCGGCTCCTCGCGCTGCGTTTGACAAGCTTCCAGACTATGCAAAACGCGCAACCTGGGCCCACCAAAACGCCCTCGAAGCCTTCCCGATTTTTGCTGCGGCTGCACTGATGGCGTATGTCACCAATCAGACTTCTGAAATCGCAGGATGGGCGGCGATCGTGTGGATTACTGCACGATTTTTGTTTCCGGTTTTTTATATTTTGAACATTCCAACTTTGCGATCGCTGATGTTCGGAATTGGTTCGATTTGCAGCTTTACGCTAATCGGATTAAGCTTGATCAGCACGCTTTAATTATTGCTTATGGCTTCTACTTTTTCGTTTGATATTGTTAGCGACTTCGATCGCCAAGAATTGGTCAACGCGATCGATACGACCAAGCGCGATGTCCAGAGTCGCTACGATCTCAAAGACACGAAAACGGAGATCGAACTCGGTGCGGATACGATCACAATTAATACCGATAGTGAATTTACGCTGGATGCGGTGCATACTCTAATGCAGCAGCGAGCAGCAAAGCGCAATTTATCGCTGAAAATTTTTGATTACGGTAAGATTGAGTCCGCGAGTGGAAATCGCGTTCGGCAAGAAATTAAGCTGAAAAAAGGAATTAGCCAGGACATCGCAAAGCAAATTACCAAAATTATTCGCGATGAATACAAGAAGGTTCAAGGCTCGATTCAAGGCGATGCAGTGCGCGTTTCGGCAAAATCAAAAGATGATTTGCAAGTGGTGATGCAACGGATGAAGCAAGAAGATTTTCCGGTGGCGTTGCAGTTTACAAACTACCGATAGGTTGTGGAGTTTCTGCCGTATACATCCATCTTTTTTCCGCTTCGTTGCCATCGGCTTCAGCGCCCTAAATCCCCCAAATTGGGGGGCTTTGAACTTGAAGAAATCATTGCATTAGAACACTCTTTTTTCTTCAAAGTCCCCCAGAATGGGGGATTTAGGGGGCGAAAGATCTCAGCCATCGCAGATCGATCGACCTATTTGTACAAGCTAAAGATCGCCAATTCTGGGGGATGTTGAATATTAGTCATTGGATTCGATTACGTCTTGAATTTCTAGCGGGAAAATCACTGTAAAGGTTGATCCTTCTTGGGGTTGGGAGGAAAGATAAATATTGCCTTTCAAGAGTTCCACGAGACGAGCCACGATCGCCAAGCCCAATCCGGTACTATCAGGCGATCGCATCGTACCAACGCGCTCAAACGGAGCAAACAGTCTGATCTGATCTTCTGGATCAATCCCAATTCCCGTATCCGTCACAGAGATCGCCCAGCGATCGTTGGCTAAAGTGCGACTGGTGATCGTGACGCTGCCAAATTCGGTATAGCGCACCGCATTACTAACTAGATTGACAATGACTTGCTGCAACCGATAAGGGTCAGTGATGACTTCGGCTGGAGCTTGATCCAGTTCAGTGATCAATTGCAAGCCACGATCGTTTGCCAAAGGTTGGATGACTTCTAGAACAGCTTGAATCAAAGCAGGCAGGTCGATCACTTCGGGGATCACCTGCATTTTTCCAGCTTCATAGCGCGAGAGATCGAGCGCATCATTGATCAGACGCAGCAATCGTCGTCCACCCCGTAATACTTTCTCGACATGTTCTAAGCTAGCGATAGAATCTCGTGCTTGTTCTTGTCGAGACTGCCGTAAGAACAAATCTGCATAGCCAATAATCGAAGTGAGCGGTGTTTTCAGTTCGTGAGCGAGAATAGAGAGATTATCTTCACTCGATCGTGCTAATCGCTTCAGCTCGGTAACGGTCATGCTGAGTTGGCTTCGCACTTGTTCCAATTCATCTAACCGTTCAGCAACATAGCTTTTGAAGCATTTTGAAATCGCAAGGTCGATCACCGTATCAATCACCATGACTGCACGAAAAATTTCTTCAGACGTGCCTGTGAGTAGCTCGGTGCGAAGACAGTCGAAAATCGTTTTGCGTAAGAGATGGTACTCTTGGGCGATTTCGCTGGGGTCAAAGCCTTGCGCCGCACGCAGGACACCATGAGAAATACTTGCTTTTGCAACTGTCTCATCATCATCGGCTGCTGTTTGCGACATTGTAATCGCCATTGCTATCAACACATCCTCGATGTGATCCTCGATCGCAGTTCGATTTATAGTCGCTGCACTGCGAATGTGGCGATCGTTTCCTACCGCATCTGCCCAGTTTTGCTTGATGCGATCGATGTTATCTTTCAGCAGTTGGCTAAAATCCTGCATAGCAACGGTTAGAAAGCTTTGAGAATTATCACCAAAAAGGCTATCGAAATTAATCTATCATGCGAGTGAAAGTTACTTCAAAGCAGGAATGTTTGGACGTAGGCACAGATAGGCAAGGGGGCCAAATAGCGGAACAAGCGCAATGACCCAAAAGAACTGAGATTGCTGCATTAATCCCCGTCGCGCCATATCATCACTCAGCAAGGTTGGATAGGGAAACAATAGCGTAAATAGTAAAACTGCCAGCGTCATGCCGTGAATAAATTTATCAGTTAGAAAGGATTGAATAAAAGCGCCCCAGTCGCCAAATAGAATCGCGAACAATAGCAATACCAGAGTACTGATGGTCAGAACGATACCTGTCGATCGCGCATCCAACACCGAGAGTAAGGGATCTTTTTCGCCTGAGAACTGTTCATTCGGTTCGCGCAGTGCAAGATAAGGAATCAACGCAAGCACACCTGATGCGATCGACCCTAGCACAAACGCCCAAGCTGGAATTCGCTGCGTTCTACCATCAGCAAAGATTAGACAGCTATAGATGAGTAGCCAGATTCCAACCATGCTGAATATCGACACGACCACCGGATTGAGTAGCGGAATCTGTCCTGATAACAACGTTTGAATGGGCTGTAGCAAGTTAGAGCGCAGAGGTGGAGCAAACCACAGCACATAGATAATAAATCCAAACCATATCATCCATAAGCCTAGTTTTCGTAGCATTCCCTGCTCCTTATCCATTTGCTTGTGAGCTTCTAAGTTACCTCGAATGACGGTGGGACAGGCATCTTGCTCGTTCTCAAAATTACTCAAGTCCGAGCGAGATGCCTGACCCGCAGGCGCTTTTATGCTAAGGATTCGCCCGCTTGCATCAATAATTCGCCCAACTGCTCGACTTTAACTGCGATGTCTCCAGTCGCATCGGCTGCGGCTTCCGAAGTATCTTCACCCAAATCCATCAGAATCTCTGAAATTGCAGCAACATCGCCATCTGCCAAGGCTGCTTTGAGAGCGCCGAGATCTTCTGATAGATCAGTGCCTTGAAGCTGCTGTTGCCAACTTTCGATCGCTGCAATCGCTTGCTCGATCGGAATCGAGGTCAGTCCGCCCTGAAGTGCCGAAATCGTGGTATCGACATCAATCGTTTTAATCGAGTCTGCCATAATTGATCATCCTAGGTTTTGTAAAAAATTTTCACAATTGCCTCACACCTGTCTCGATTCTTGCAATCTGTCCTTAGAATTCGTCTTCCTTATGAGGGAGATAGGCGATCGCCTGAATTCCTAGCAATTTCATCTAACTCAGTCTTTGGATTGATACATTTCGCACACAAATCTTTATACAGTGAAACGGTTACCTGCCCTGCGTTGATCTGTAATCATGCGACTTCCGACTTCTGCCCGATTGACGCTCAGCCATCTCGGACTCGCTGGTGTGCTGTTTCTAAGTGGCTGTAATCTGATTCCATCTAGCGACGCTCAGCAACAGCCCAATCGCCAGAATCAGCAAGGAGGAGCGGTTGCAGTGGATGCTGCGGTGGCGGAACTGAG
Protein-coding regions in this window:
- a CDS encoding MAPEG family protein, with amino-acid sequence MLFGLSVPSLLLIAIAVAVVWIYLPFLVVAYGRVQIGYSKEIMAAPRAAFDKLPDYAKRATWAHQNALEAFPIFAAAALMAYVTNQTSEIAGWAAIVWITARFLFPVFYILNIPTLRSLMFGIGSICSFTLIGLSLISTL
- a CDS encoding YajQ family cyclic di-GMP-binding protein, which encodes MASTFSFDIVSDFDRQELVNAIDTTKRDVQSRYDLKDTKTEIELGADTITINTDSEFTLDAVHTLMQQRAAKRNLSLKIFDYGKIESASGNRVRQEIKLKKGISQDIAKQITKIIRDEYKKVQGSIQGDAVRVSAKSKDDLQVVMQRMKQEDFPVALQFTNYR
- a CDS encoding sensor histidine kinase, which encodes MQDFSQLLKDNIDRIKQNWADAVGNDRHIRSAATINRTAIEDHIEDVLIAMAITMSQTAADDDETVAKASISHGVLRAAQGFDPSEIAQEYHLLRKTIFDCLRTELLTGTSEEIFRAVMVIDTVIDLAISKCFKSYVAERLDELEQVRSQLSMTVTELKRLARSSEDNLSILAHELKTPLTSIIGYADLFLRQSRQEQARDSIASLEHVEKVLRGGRRLLRLINDALDLSRYEAGKMQVIPEVIDLPALIQAVLEVIQPLANDRGLQLITELDQAPAEVITDPYRLQQVIVNLVSNAVRYTEFGSVTITSRTLANDRWAISVTDTGIGIDPEDQIRLFAPFERVGTMRSPDSTGLGLAIVARLVELLKGNIYLSSQPQEGSTFTVIFPLEIQDVIESND